In Magallana gigas chromosome 1, xbMagGiga1.1, whole genome shotgun sequence, the sequence ttaaattctgtgatcttcaaatgcctctaaatgcaacaagtagtcaaaggtcaaattgacgagttttattatgacgtcacaaacgttgaacgctgtaaactgcaacgtcacaagcgaaaaatcaaagttcacgcttgtggctgttactgtggctcttccattaatattaacttacccttaggaattttaaggtatgaatcacatttgcagacaaggcaagaagttaaaaaatgtaaatataagcattaaatcatgattctttgaagtatacactctcataactgcagcggtgtgtgcatacaaattttcataacgctatgaaaatttgtatgcacacaccgctgcagttatgagagtgtatacttaaaaaaatcatgattcaatgctataaaaaagatttatttggGTATCTTATCCGGAACTGTCGCTTGATGCCTATACAATGTAAATGGAGGTCTTCAATTACACACACCggtaaaaaaatatgtagatatcGAACCGATAAAAATAACAATCCTAAAAAAATCGGACATATATTACAggtttattatacatatattacatggcttcgagggtgacataccagaatatttgccccgaggtgacaggaaagccctggagtcTTATGTCGCCCGATGCCGAAGGCAGAGGGCGTTGACGAAGGCAGAGGGCGACATAACACcccagggctttcctgtcaccgaGGGACAAATATTCTGGTAATGTCGCCCGAGAAGACgtgtaatatatgttatataacattttttagaataaacatctttttaagaatatatttacctctttaacatatttattttaattatttgtgcATCTTCATACCTTACAAATGTTCTCGTAAAATGTCGATCGatgctttcaaaaaaaaatattataagatataattattcaaatttaacaattaaagTACGTTTCTCTAAACAGCAGACACTgtcatgacatttttttttcgaggAACTGTTTACGTTTGCTTAGCTAAATTTCGAACCCGACGTAATTAATATGCAGAGGGTAATATAATAGTTTCGGAGGGCAATATAACCATTTCTCGGGAAAGATAACTTtttccgggagggcaatataactatttccgGTGTGATTCAGCAATTTGCAGGACACAGcaataaaattatctcatttgtgacataacgagaaaaacatattaaaaaatgttatacagGCTTTTATTAACACACACTTAATGAGCTTGCAATGAAATCGTTTATAGTCTGAGAAGAAGAAGCACAGGTTCCTTGAACGTCTAACGGCAGAACAGACCTCAGGGACTTCAATGAACAGTCACACTCAATGGGACTTCCAGTCACGTTTAGATACGAGATTTTGGCGAGACTTGAAAACGCTTCCGGTATTGTCCTTAGGTTGGTCCCTCCGAGTTCTACTCGGTTCAAGATATGAGCTTCTTTGAGGGCGGATTTTGAGACGTACTCTATCGGGTTATTGTTCAGGTCCAACAATTCTAAAAACCTCAGTCCGGCCATGTCACATTCTTCAATGGTTGATATATCATTGTGAGAGAGGTATAACTGCCTCAGGCCTGAGAGTTTTGTTATTTCACCGGGAATGCGCTTGAGTCGGTTTCCAGCCATGTAAAGCCTTTCCACCATTGTGCTATGGGGCAGCATGTCTGCATCAATGTAATGGATGTCATTGTCAATGAGCTGCAGTCGTTTAACGGACGGGAAAACGTCGAACACGTTCGGGAATGTGACCAGGTCGTTGTCACTTAAATCTACGAAAGAGACGTAGTTCATAGCGTATCCGGAACACGGCACTAGAAGTTGTTTGGTTTGGTTCAGGTTTTTGTTcccattgaaataaaataactgCATGTCCTTCATAAGACATATTGCATCCGGAACTTGTTCGAGTTTGGAGTTTGATATTGTAAGGGAAGTTAAGCTATCGACGCTTTTCAGAGCGTTACTATCGATGTTTTTAAACGGGATTTGATCTAAGGTGAGGTGAACTACTCTCGTCAAGTTCTGTAACTGGGTTGGCCAAGACCGAAATTTGCTTAAGCTGACGCTGAAGACGCTTAGTGAAGGACCAACAATTGACAGCACGTCAATGTTTGTTAAGGGGTTGTTCTGTACATACAGGGACGACAACCCGCCTATTTTTTCCAAAGCGGATGGAATGGTTTGTAAATTGTTGTTGTTTAAGTAGATGTCAACGCTCACGTTCGTCGGAATTCCCTTGAAAGCGTCGACGTCGACGCTGTTAATTCGATTATTG encodes:
- the LOC105323099 gene encoding leucine-rich repeats and immunoglobulin-like domains protein 3 — its product is MDFARLTMTPCIKTALVLLIACSQLAEGFLIAGDACSFDNKCTCSINRIDCSYRYLTAVSDFSSYHKQADYIGLNFNFITSVPANAFVTLFSASSRRILIRLDNNRINSVDVDAFKGIPTNVSVDIYLNNNNLQTIPSALEKIGGLSSLYVQNNPLTNIDVLSIVGPSLSVFSVSLSKFRSWPTQLQNLTRVVHLTLDQIPFKNIDSNALKSVDSLTSLTISNSKLEQVPDAICLMKDMQLFYFNGNKNLNQTKQLLVPCSGYAMNYVSFVDLSDNDLVTFPNVFDVFPSVKRLQLIDNDIHYIDADMLPHSTMVERLYMAGNRLKRIPGEITKLSGLRQLYLSHNDISTIEECDMAGLRFLELLDLNNNPIEYVSKSALKEAHILNRVELGGTNLRTIPEAFSSLAKISYLNVTGSPIECDCSLKSLRSVLPLDVQGTCASSSQTINDFIASSLSVC